The Nothobranchius furzeri strain GRZ-AD chromosome 17, NfurGRZ-RIMD1, whole genome shotgun sequence nucleotide sequence CTCCGAGTCTGTGCTGGGGATGACTCAGCTACTACTGCACCACATTTTTACTCCCATCTGTGAAACTGTTTGATTTAATTTTGTTTACTTATTGGGCAGAAATAGATAATACATACGGTTtgaagatggtgtgtgtgtgtgtgtgtgtagatgtggaAGTGATCCAGATTGAACCCATGTTGAATAAGAGCAACCACTAACATGAACTTGTGTATTGTTGCCAATAATTACTCCCATTGACCATTCCTGATTGTGATTTTCTTCCCTCTTTCTGCCTCACAGACATGATGATGGTGACGCCCATCAACGACCTGCATGGGTGGGAGCCGAGCAGCATGGTGAAGGGGGAGAGGTTGATGCGCTGCAAGCTAGCCAGCACCCACCGGCTGTTCGACCTTTATGGCTGGGCCCAGATCAGCCAAACGTCTCTCACGGTTAGTTTTAATGGTTTATGTTCCGTCATATTTGACTTTAGCCCACTTGTCTCACAGATGTCTCTTCTCTACTCTGTCAGCTGCGGGTGAGTAAAGAACAAGAACACTTCTTGGTGCTTCCAGATGGTTTGTCCTACAGTGAGGTGACTGGATCCAGTCTAGTGAGTGAGGACTTGGGTTGATTAAACGATTAAGGACCTGGCCTAGTCAGACGGGATGCTGATTGGGCTGTGCTTTCCACAGGTAAAGGTGAATCTCCTGGGTGAGGTTGTGGAGAAAGGCAGCACCAACCTACAGGTAGACACGGACAAGTTCAGTCTACACTCAGCCATCTACTCGGCCCGGCCTGACGTCCGCTGCCTGTTTCACCTCCACACACCAGCTACAGCAGCTGTGAGTCAGTTCGGCTGAATAACCCAGGGTGCAACGTGTTTACAGCAGACATATCCACATGTGTGCTTTCAATTTTCATTATCTAACTATAGACAGTTCAGATCATTGGTGGTTCACAAAATGCCATTCTGTTTCTGCATGGATAACAATGTTTTATCAGCAGGGTGACTGTGAGCCTCCTTCAGTGCTTTCTCAGCTGACAGTGAACTGTCTCCAGGTTTCAGCTATGAAACGTGGCCTGCTGCCCCTGTCCCACGAGGCTCTGCTGGTTGGTGACGTGGCTTACTATGACTATAATGGagtcatggaggaggaggaggacagagTGGAGCTGCAGAAGAGCTTAGGACCCACTTGTAAAGTGAGTAGACCACGAGTCCAGAATCAGTGTTCACAAGGTACTGAGATGAAAATAATAAGGTGATGTTGACTTAAGCTGGATACATTTTTGAAGCTGGTGCTGCTGCTAACAGCTACATTGTATTAATTACGAAGGTGAAACCGTGTCTTTTTATTCAAGGTCTTGGTGCTAAGGAATCATGGCATCGTGGCTCTGGGGGAGTCTGTAGAGGAGGCTTTCTACTCCATTTACCACATCCAGGCAGCCTGCCAGATCcaggtggcacacacacacacacacacacacacacacacacacacacacacacatgcacacacatgcacacacatatatatacacacacacacacacacacatacatgcacacacatacacacacacacacacacacacacacacacacacacacacacacacacacatgcacacgcacgcatatATACAACCACACAcatgcaaatgcacacacacacacacacacgtgcacatgcacacacatatacatcccccccacacacacacagacacacacacaaatacacacacacatgcacatgcacacacaaatacacacacacacccacacacacacatgcacatgcacacacacatgcacacgcacgcacatatacacccacatgcacacacacacacacacacacacacacacacacacacacacacacacgcacatgcacatgcacacacacatgcacacgcacgcacatatacacccacatgcacacacacacacacacacacacacacacacacacacacacacacacacacaaagctaaaaaatcTGATGCAGAGGTAGGACAGCATTGTGTGAGTGGGTTAAGATAACCATGAGTGTAGGTGCACACCTGGGTGGTTGCCCTTCTCTTTAGGAATGGTTGAGCTCTGTTgttcagcagcagctctctgctgCAGTGGCTGTAGCACCAGATAGCTCACTAAAGCTTCAGGAGCAGCAGCGAGGTTAGAATGGCCTTTCTGGCATTAATAAAGATGCTTTTGTGCAAGGTGCCGTGTGCATGTAGAGTATGTGAGTGGTTCTTTTTATCACACACAGTTGCTTTAATGAAAGGGACCTTTAGCAGAATTAATTATGTGGGTGTTTTTACTAGGTGTCAGCATTGTGTTGTGCTGGAGGAGAACACAATCTGATCCTGCTGGACCGAACAATCCACAAACCTAACCCAGCTGGCACTGTTGGATGGGCTGGCTCCACGTTCGGACCGCTGCATAAGAGCCGCATTGGGGAGCACGAGTTCGAAGCCCTGATGAGAACGCTGGACAATCTGGTAGGCAACATTTCATGAATGTAAGAAGTTTTTTCTTTCTGTTCAAAAAATTTCCTTTATGAATATACACGTCTCAAAGGTCCAACCCCATTTTTCAGGCTTCCCCTCTAAGCTGCCACTCTCAAATACACCAGTGAGCAATACTTTTATCCAAGAATTAAGTTTTATGTTTTCAACTCATTGTTAGGACCTTTTCTGCCATCATTCATAGCAATCTTATGTAACCATGTAACACTTCAATTTGCTAGCTGCTATAGTTGTGATGcttttatggtaaaaaaaaatgcaacccTAACCCTCTACCAGCCAACAGAGGCTGCGTTCACAGACAGCAGTTCCATCACATAAACGTTTCCCGAAATGAACAGAACCTGACTCTgtacaaaacatttaaaacaactaCTTCAATTAAATTTGGAAACAGAACAGAACATTGTTGACTCAGGCCCAGTGCTGGCTGCATGGATGCTCTAAGTGGCATTTCACTGGGCAGGTTGCGCACAGTGCTGCCTCGAGTGAATCGTGTAATTGTTATCTCTCCTCCTGCATGAGATGATGGTGCTCAGTGCGTGGAGCGCTTCACATGAGTTGTTTTTGTCAAAAGCCTGATTGGGTGGTGCCCCCCTGGACATCATGTGGAACCAATGGTATGTGGGTGGAGCCCCAGCGATATAGGCGTTCCAGCTCTGTCTTCACTTCCTGTTTATTTGTTCCAAGCCAAAAATTATTCATTTGTACACATAGAGAAGTATTTTTAGAGGGGGGAGGGTCGGTCAGAGGGCAGTCTGGCCGGATCAGGTTCAGGATCCAATCAcaatgattggacgaggttttcccaggattgtatgttttagaggtgattacatttattctttttttttgttttggacAAAACGTTTAGTTTATTGGTTGCCATTGGTAGGTCAAGAGCATTATGGCAAAAATTCTCCAGAAAAATGTTTGAAGTCAGCGAAACCAAATCTGTAAAATGTTGTTTAATTTGACAAGTTGAGCCCAGAGTTAGTTGTGGAACATGAAGCAGGTTCAACACAGATCAGGATCTGGTAGACTGGAGTTTATAGGCACCGGACTACAAAGAAATCATAGCTCTGTTCCTTCTGCTGTAGATTTAAATCTTTTATATGAATATCTCAAGGAAACATCAGAGCATTTGCATAATCTCTTTTAGGATGGCTGGATTTAAGCTTGGCCTGCTGTTTAAGTTTAAAAGGTCTATCAGCTTATATCCAGCTAGAGTAATCTCAGTTTGCCCAAATAGACATCTCAGAAAAATCTAAAATTAGACAAAAGAGTAAAGCCATGATTAGGTTTTTTTTTCAATCGTTTGTTATTTTTACATTAAACAGCTGTTTCTGGCAATGATTTTAGGTCCCGTGGCTGCTAAAGGACCTCACTGGTGGTAACAAGGTGGGATTAGCAGCTCTACACCCAGAAGACAACAGGCCCTTTTGGCAGGGATGAAATAATGTATGCATGAGCTGTTGCTGGTTACAGAAACTGGACATTTCACCTGATTAGTTCCATGGTATAGTAACCAGCTATGACACACACAGTTACTCATGCTGTTTGGTTGGGAAAACTAATGAAAGTGTCACGTACAAACGTGATGAGTAAAAGGTTACATAGAGCACTTGTTTAAGGTGGTTTTTGAGTTTTGAGTTCTGAAAGAAATTAGTTCCTCGTTGGGCCCTGCAGACTCGGGTGTGGAACACTGGAAAACcatgtttttaatgattatttctgattaaaatcagtcactctgagtttttcatgcaggctgaaaaagaaaataacctcctacacctatctcctgcattagcttctgataaataatagacggtgaaactccaggattagaaaatcctgacagatcgacgtcacactgtcacttaacattcatggactcacccatctggactcacaacgggaaatgctgttgttggtttagcgtccaggaaacagcagagaacgtctcaactggtcgaagctaaccgttagcattagcaactccatcacctTAAAAAAAATACTGAGCTAGTCTGATGCCACAATCAGCCgtgaccactgggtttgactgatatTTAGCTGAATATTACTGAAATCAGTCGGTGGTTATTTCCAGATTCTTGTCATTTTAACTCCATCAGTCTGACATAGTTAGTGTGTCAACTaagtaaacaacaaaaacaacaatagtAATAAACATTTATTACCTGAAATAAACCATATAAAACCCCACATTCCTATTAAGAAATTGTATCATCACCCCTATATATTAAAACCCTAAACCTAATTCCTAACCCACAAGTGATGCGTCACTGCATtaggacccccccaccccccccactcaCACCTTACTTCCTGTGTAGCATCTTGTGAACAGAGCAGAGCACTTTGAAGAATGctgctgtgtttttattgtttcaTCATCAGACATTTTCTGTGGTTTGCAAGTGGAAAACAGCTGATTCATATCCAGTTTGCAGCAACTGTGGTTTAACGGGGCCTTTAAGCTGTTTTGTGAAGTAGAAGAATAAACCAGAAACTCTCCAGGATGAATGGAAACACTGTAGAACTAATGCATCCAGAACTGAAGTGATGCTAGTTTGTACCCAAAAGGAGAAAACAAATCTTTTATTCTAGAGTCACCATGTCTAAACCTCTACATCTCTGTCTTATTCCAGGGCTACCGTACTGGCTACGCCTATCGATTCCCTGTGCTGCTGGAGCGAACACGAACACGGAGGGAGGTGGAGGTCCCAGCGACCGTCACAGCCTTCCACCagtttgatgatgatggtgtccaCCCAGCTCTGAGGCAGCACCCATTTGTCCAACGCCAGCAGCAGGAGAGGACCCGATGGCTCAACACCCCCAACACCTACCAGAAAGTCAGTCAGGAACAAGCAAGCCCAGGACACCAGCGCACTGCTGTAAGGGTCATCACTTCTATCAAACCGAATCTAAAGGAAGTCCTACAGCTCCTACAGGAAGAGCTGAACACGACATGGATAAAGGATTCCTTCTGGTTATTTAAGCAGCACTTCAGGTAGTGGAGGTTGGGTTTTTCTTTCTTTGGAGCTTGCAGCAAAGATGGAGGTTACAAAGTTACAAAAacgtaaaaaaatatacatatgaTGGAGGTTTTCTGACATCAGTTGGAGGAGCTCTCTCCTCCTTGGCCCCTCCCACTCCTATTTCACCTCTTCTCTGCATTGCAGGGAAGCCCACCAGCTCTGTGAGGACTATTAGAGAGCAGGCTCTGCCCCCTGGTGGACAAATATACAACTAAACAGAAAAACCTCTTTCTGGAATAAAGTAAAATAGGGAAGACAGTGGCGGAGTTTTATTTTGTGTCTAAATGATGGCAGTCGGATAAAAAAAAGCATACATTTGTAGACAGATTACCATTTTAATGTCTGTGTGCTCTCCAGCAGTGGTTGAAGACAGAAG carries:
- the add2 gene encoding beta-adducin isoform X4, with protein sequence MSKSPTPKGTSVPQSPSDGVPEGVQEGLPSPQHSTPGSEAQHKKRISSLLQSPSFREELDVLIQEQMKKGGSSSNLWALRQLADFMASHGSPAALPVSPSNMMMVTPINDLHGWEPSSMVKGERLMRCKLASTHRLFDLYGWAQISQTSLTLRVSKEQEHFLVLPDGLSYSEVTGSSLVKVNLLGEVVEKGSTNLQVDTDKFSLHSAIYSARPDVRCLFHLHTPATAAVSAMKRGLLPLSHEALLVGDVAYYDYNGVMEEEEDRVELQKSLGPTCKVLVLRNHGIVALGESVEEAFYSIYHIQAACQIQVSALCCAGGEHNLILLDRTIHKPNPAGTVGWAGSTFGPLHKSRIGEHEFEALMRTLDNLGYRTGYAYRFPVLLERTRTRREVEVPATVTAFHQFDDDGVHPALRQHPFVQRQQQERTRWLNTPNTYQKVSQEQASPGHQRTAWLKTEELAQSGSTAIKIETPNQFVPLFTNPREVIETRNKIRQQNRQDMKTAGPQSQVLASVITEDSPPTPVSPPKDPPEPEPPNPFNQLTDQELEEYRKEVQKKQDGGTNGEEVENDRDSSPATSPTKGPEASLTPVSEETQSYPAAVQNGGGEEKQATEELEEGMKALSTNDTSTTPVALPAKLQGGTPEGSPSKSPSKKKKKFKPPSFLKKSKKQKEKVET
- the add2 gene encoding beta-adducin isoform X2, whose amino-acid sequence is MSKSPTPKGTSVPQSPSDGVPEGVQEGLPSPQHSTPGSEAQHKKRISSLLQSPSFREELDVLIQEQMKKGGSSSNLWALRQLADFMASHGSPAALPVSPSNMMMVTPINDLHGWEPSSMVKGERLMRCKLASTHRLFDLYGWAQISQTSLTLRVSKEQEHFLVLPDGLSYSEVTGSSLVKVNLLGEVVEKGSTNLQVDTDKFSLHSAIYSARPDVRCLFHLHTPATAAVSAMKRGLLPLSHEALLVGDVAYYDYNGVMEEEEDRVELQKSLGPTCKVLVLRNHGIVALGESVEEAFYSIYHIQAACQIQVSALCCAGGEHNLILLDRTIHKPNPAGTVGWAGSTFGPLHKSRIGEHEFEALMRTLDNLGYRTGYAYRFPVLLERTRTRREVEVPATVTAFHQFDDDGVHPALRQHPFVQRQQQERTRWLNTPNTYQKVSQEQASPGHQRTAWLKTEELAQSGSTAIKIETPNQFVPLFTNPREVIETRNKIRQQNRQDMKTAGPQSQVLASVITEDSPPTPVSPPKDPPEPEPPNPFNQLTDQELEEYRKEVQKKQDGGTNGEEVENDRDSSPATSPTKGPEASLTPVSAEETQSYPAAVQNGGGEEKQATEELEEGMKALSTNDTSTTPVALPAKLQGGTPEGSPSKSPSKKKKKFKPPSFLKKSKKQKEKVET
- the add2 gene encoding beta-adducin isoform X6, encoding MSKSPTPKGTSVPQSPSDGVPEGVQEGLPSPQHSTPGSEAQHKKRISSLLQSPSFREELDVLIQEQMKKGGSSSNLWALRQLADFMASHGSPAALPVSPSNMMMVTPINDLHGWEPSSMVKGERLMRCKLASTHRLFDLYGWAQISQTSLTLRVSKEQEHFLVLPDGLSYSEVTGSSLVKVNLLGEVVEKGSTNLQVDTDKFSLHSAIYSARPDVRCLFHLHTPATAAVSAMKRGLLPLSHEALLVGDVAYYDYNGVMEEEEDRVELQKSLGPTCKVLVLRNHGIVALGESVEEAFYSIYHIQAACQIQVSALCCAGGEHNLILLDRTIHKPNPAGTVGWAGSTFGPLHKSRIGEHEFEALMRTLDNLGYRTGYAYRFPVLLERTRTRREVEVPATVTAFHQFDDDGVHPALRQHPFVQRQQQERTRWLNTPNTYQKVSQEQASPGHQRTAQWLKTEELAQSGSTAIKIETPNQFVPLFTNPREVIETRNKIRQQNRQDMKTAGPQSQVLASVITEDSPPTPVSPPKDPPEPEPPNPFNQLTDQELEEYRKEVQKKQDGGTNEETQSYPAAVQNGGGEEKQATEELEEGMKALSTNDTSTTPVALPAKLQGGTPEGSPSKSPSKKKKKFKPPSFLKKSKKQKEKVET
- the add2 gene encoding beta-adducin isoform X10, with protein sequence MSKSPTPKGTSVPQSPSDGVPEGVQEGLPSPQHSTPGSEAQHKKRISSLLQSPSFREELDVLIQEQMKKGGSSSNLWALRQLADFMASHGSPAALPVSPSNMMMVTPINDLHGWEPSSMVKGERLMRCKLASTHRLFDLYGWAQISQTSLTLRVSKEQEHFLVLPDGLSYSEVTGSSLVKVNLLGEVVEKGSTNLQVDTDKFSLHSAIYSARPDVRCLFHLHTPATAAVSAMKRGLLPLSHEALLVGDVAYYDYNGVMEEEEDRVELQKSLGPTCKVLVLRNHGIVALGESVEEAFYSIYHIQAACQIQVSALCCAGGEHNLILLDRTIHKPNPAGTVGWAGSTFGPLHKSRIGEHEFEALMRTLDNLGYRTGYAYRFPVLLERTRTRREVEVPATVTAFHQFDDDGVHPALRQHPFVQRQQQERTRWLNTPNTYQKVSQEQASPGHQRTAQWLKTEELAQSGSTAIKIETPNQFVPLFTNPREVIETRNKIRQQNRQDMKTAGPQSQVLASVITEDSPPTPVSPPKDPPEPEPPNPFNQLTDQELEEYRKEVQKKQDGGTNGHTSGALVLSL
- the add2 gene encoding beta-adducin isoform X8, which produces MSKSPTPKGTSVPQSPSDGVPEGVQEGLPSPQHSTPGSEAQHKKRISSLLQSPSFREELDVLIQEQMKKGGSSSNLWALRQLADFMASHGSPAALPVSPSNMMMVTPINDLHGWEPSSMVKGERLMRCKLASTHRLFDLYGWAQISQTSLTLRVSKEQEHFLVLPDGLSYSEVTGSSLVKVNLLGEVVEKGSTNLQVDTDKFSLHSAIYSARPDVRCLFHLHTPATAAVSAMKRGLLPLSHEALLVGDVAYYDYNGVMEEEEDRVELQKSLGPTCKVLVLRNHGIVALGESVEEAFYSIYHIQAACQIQVSALCCAGGEHNLILLDRTIHKPNPAGTVGWAGSTFGPLHKSRIGEHEFEALMRTLDNLGYRTGYAYRFPVLLERTRTRREVEVPATVTAFHQFDDDGVHPALRQHPFVQRQQQERTRWLNTPNTYQKVSQEQASPGHQRTAQWLKTEELAQSGSTAIKIETPNQFVPLFTNPREVIETRNKIRQQNRQDMKTAGPQSQVLASVITEDSPPTPVSPPKDPPEPEPPNPFNQLTDQELEEYRKEVQKKQDGGTNGHTSGALVLSLYRGDTELPCSCPKWRGGGEAGDRGTGGRDESAFH
- the add2 gene encoding beta-adducin isoform X1; its protein translation is MSKSPTPKGTSVPQSPSDGVPEGVQEGLPSPQHSTPGSEAQHKKRISSLLQSPSFREELDVLIQEQMKKGGSSSNLWALRQLADFMASHGSPAALPVSPSNMMMVTPINDLHGWEPSSMVKGERLMRCKLASTHRLFDLYGWAQISQTSLTLRVSKEQEHFLVLPDGLSYSEVTGSSLVKVNLLGEVVEKGSTNLQVDTDKFSLHSAIYSARPDVRCLFHLHTPATAAVSAMKRGLLPLSHEALLVGDVAYYDYNGVMEEEEDRVELQKSLGPTCKVLVLRNHGIVALGESVEEAFYSIYHIQAACQIQVSALCCAGGEHNLILLDRTIHKPNPAGTVGWAGSTFGPLHKSRIGEHEFEALMRTLDNLGYRTGYAYRFPVLLERTRTRREVEVPATVTAFHQFDDDGVHPALRQHPFVQRQQQERTRWLNTPNTYQKVSQEQASPGHQRTAQWLKTEELAQSGSTAIKIETPNQFVPLFTNPREVIETRNKIRQQNRQDMKTAGPQSQVLASVITEDSPPTPVSPPKDPPEPEPPNPFNQLTDQELEEYRKEVQKKQDGGTNGEEVENDRDSSPATSPTKGPEASLTPVSAEETQSYPAAVQNGGGEEKQATEELEEGMKALSTNDTSTTPVALPAKLQGGTPEGSPSKSPSKKKKKFKPPSFLKKSKKQKEKVET
- the add2 gene encoding beta-adducin isoform X3, which encodes MSKSPTPKGTSVPQSPSDGVPEGVQEGLPSPQHSTPGSEAQHKKRISSLLQSPSFREELDVLIQEQMKKGGSSSNLWALRQLADFMASHGSPAALPVSPSNMMMVTPINDLHGWEPSSMVKGERLMRCKLASTHRLFDLYGWAQISQTSLTLRVSKEQEHFLVLPDGLSYSEVTGSSLVKVNLLGEVVEKGSTNLQVDTDKFSLHSAIYSARPDVRCLFHLHTPATAAVSAMKRGLLPLSHEALLVGDVAYYDYNGVMEEEEDRVELQKSLGPTCKVLVLRNHGIVALGESVEEAFYSIYHIQAACQIQVSALCCAGGEHNLILLDRTIHKPNPAGTVGWAGSTFGPLHKSRIGEHEFEALMRTLDNLGYRTGYAYRFPVLLERTRTRREVEVPATVTAFHQFDDDGVHPALRQHPFVQRQQQERTRWLNTPNTYQKVSQEQASPGHQRTAQWLKTEELAQSGSTAIKIETPNQFVPLFTNPREVIETRNKIRQQNRQDMKTAGPQSQVLASVITEDSPPTPVSPPKDPPEPEPPNPFNQLTDQELEEYRKEVQKKQDGGTNGEEVENDRDSSPATSPTKGPEASLTPVSEETQSYPAAVQNGGGEEKQATEELEEGMKALSTNDTSTTPVALPAKLQGGTPEGSPSKSPSKKKKKFKPPSFLKKSKKQKEKVET
- the add2 gene encoding beta-adducin isoform X7 — its product is MSKSPTPKGTSVPQSPSDGVPEGVQEGLPSPQHSTPGSEAQHKKRISSLLQSPSFREELDVLIQEQMKKGGSSSNLWALRQLADFMASHGSPAALPVSPSNMMMVTPINDLHGWEPSSMVKGERLMRCKLASTHRLFDLYGWAQISQTSLTLRVSKEQEHFLVLPDGLSYSEVTGSSLVKVNLLGEVVEKGSTNLQVDTDKFSLHSAIYSARPDVRCLFHLHTPATAAVSAMKRGLLPLSHEALLVGDVAYYDYNGVMEEEEDRVELQKSLGPTCKVLVLRNHGIVALGESVEEAFYSIYHIQAACQIQVSALCCAGGEHNLILLDRTIHKPNPAGTVGWAGSTFGPLHKSRIGEHEFEALMRTLDNLGYRTGYAYRFPVLLERTRTRREVEVPATVTAFHQFDDDGVHPALRQHPFVQRQQQERTRWLNTPNTYQKVSQEQASPGHQRTAQWLKTEELAQSGSTAIKIETPNQFVPLFTNPREVIETRNKIRQQNRQDMKTAGPQSQVLASVITEDSPPTPVSPPKDPPEPEPPNPFNQLTDQELEEYRKEVQKKQDGGTNGEEVENDRDSSPATSPTKGPEASLTPVSGHTSGALVLSLYRGDTELPCSCPKWRGGGEAGDRGTGGRDESAFH
- the add2 gene encoding beta-adducin isoform X5, coding for MSKSPTPKGTSVPQSPSDGVPEGVQEGLPSPQHSTPGSEAQHKKRISSLLQSPSFREELDVLIQEQMKKGGSSSNLWALRQLADFMASHGSPAALPVSPSNMMMVTPINDLHGWEPSSMVKGERLMRCKLASTHRLFDLYGWAQISQTSLTLRVSKEQEHFLVLPDGLSYSEVTGSSLVKVNLLGEVVEKGSTNLQVDTDKFSLHSAIYSARPDVRCLFHLHTPATAAVSAMKRGLLPLSHEALLVGDVAYYDYNGVMEEEEDRVELQKSLGPTCKVLVLRNHGIVALGESVEEAFYSIYHIQAACQIQVSALCCAGGEHNLILLDRTIHKPNPAGTVGWAGSTFGPLHKSRIGEHEFEALMRTLDNLGYRTGYAYRFPVLLERTRTRREVEVPATVTAFHQFDDDGVHPALRQHPFVQRQQQERTRWLNTPNTYQKVSQEQASPGHQRTAQWLKTEELAQSGSTAIKIETPNQFVPLFTNPREVIETRNKIRQQNRQDMKTAGPQSQVLASVITEDSPPTPVSPPKDPPEPEPPNPFNQLTDQELEEYRKEVQKKQDGGTNAEETQSYPAAVQNGGGEEKQATEELEEGMKALSTNDTSTTPVALPAKLQGGTPEGSPSKSPSKKKKKFKPPSFLKKSKKQKEKVET
- the add2 gene encoding beta-adducin isoform X9 — encoded protein: MSKSPTPKGTSVPQSPSDGVPEGVQEGLPSPQHSTPGSEAQHKKRISSLLQSPSFREELDVLIQEQMKKGGSSSNLWALRQLADFMASHGSPAALPVSPSNMMMVTPINDLHGWEPSSMVKGERLMRCKLASTHRLFDLYGWAQISQTSLTLRVSKEQEHFLVLPDGLSYSEVTGSSLVKVNLLGEVVEKGSTNLQVDTDKFSLHSAIYSARPDVRCLFHLHTPATAAVSAMKRGLLPLSHEALLVGDVAYYDYNGVMEEEEDRVELQKSLGPTCKVLVLRNHGIVALGESVEEAFYSIYHIQAACQIQVSALCCAGGEHNLILLDRTIHKPNPAGTVGWAGSTFGPLHKSRIGEHEFEALMRTLDNLGYRTGYAYRFPVLLERTRTRREVEVPATVTAFHQFDDDGVHPALRQHPFVQRQQQERTRWLNTPNTYQKVSQEQASPGHQRTAQWLKTEELAQSGSTAIKIETPNQFVPLFTNPREVIETRNKIRQQNRQDMKTAGPQSQVLASVITEDSPPTPVSPPKDPPEPEPPNPFNQLTDQELEEYRKEVQKKQDGGTNGEEVENDRDSSPATSPTKGPEASLTPVSGHTSGALVLSL